The genomic interval CCGGCTCCAGCGGCGAGCGGAAGAATTCGTAGTAAATGTTCTTCGGCTCTTTGCGGGTTGCCGCGGCGAGTTCCGTAAGGGGCTTCACGATCGCGTCGCCATTGCCGGGCTTGGCGAAATAATGCGCGATCACCTGCAGGTAAGCATGGGCCATCAGTCACACTCCAACGGGGTGGGTACCTTAACGTTCAACGTTCAGGATCCGGGTTTCACGACTCGCAGCCCTTCATGGGCGCGGGTATCAGTTGTACCAGATTCGCACCGCGTTGCTCCGGTGCGTCGACGTGACGCGGCAACGTGGAGTGTTCCTTTGCGAAGACTTCCGATATATACCGAAGGTGCAACGCGTTGGAGCACAAGAGAGCCGAACGCAATTTCCGTGGACCAACGCACGGATTTCCGCTCTTGCACGACGGGCTCAAGCGACGCACTTCGTCGCCATTGATGCGGATACCTAACATAATTTTACGGCCCGTAGGCGGGGCGAAAAAACGTCAACCAACCGTTATGCATTTGGAATCATCAGACAAAGCTATCGGAAATGTAAGGTTATTCCAAATCTTGATTGAGAATGATTCGCGTTTACGTTAGATTGGCGCTCCATCCTTTGAGAAAGCGGAGCGAATCTATGGCTGAGGTGCTCGTCCGGCGAGAGCCTTCAACAGCGATGCCGATATCGGTTCTCAACGCCGCAGGCGCCTGTCCACCGGTTTCGCGGCGCACGCGCAACCACGCGCGTGCGGTCGATTGGGAGAAGGGCACGCTGCTCGACGTGCTGATCGACAACCGGCCGATGCTCGTCAATCTGGCGCGTGGCTTCGTGGGCTGCGCGAGTCTCGCGGAAGACGTGGTGCACGACGTCTTCATCAAGCTGGTCGATTTCCCCGATCAGGACGCGGTGCGTCAGCCGGTCGCGTACGTAACGCGCATGGTGCGCAACGCGTCGATCGACGCCTTCCGCCGCCAGAGCCTCGAAAACACCTATCACGCGGACGAAGACGACGGCCTGCATGTGCCATCGCCGGAGCCTTCGCCGGAAGCGGCGCTGCTCGTGCGCGACACGCTGCGGCACGTCTACAACGCGCTCGAGCAACTGCCGGCGCGCAGCCGCGCCGCCTTCGAAATGGTGCGCCTGCGCGAAGAAACGCTGCAAAACACCGCGCGCGCCCTCGACGTCTCGCAGACGCTGGTGCATTTCATGGTGCGCGACGCCGAGAAGCATTGCGCCGATTGCCTCGACGCCTGCAATCGCGGCGTGGCCGGCCCCGCGTTCTGCAGCGGACGCGCGCGCCGGCGGTAAAAAAGCGCGCGCATCAAACGTCAACTGAATAGAAGCGGTGCGCGAGCGAATGCCGGCGCCGCGGTGCCGGGACATGCCAGTGGGCTGTCCGGGCGCTTCCTGACCTTTCATCGACTGAGCCTTTCATCATGACGCAAGCACAGCAGACCTCCAGCGCGGCAGCCGGCGAGGCGGACGACCTCGTCTACACCGTCGTCATCAACGACGAAGAGCAGTACTCGATCTGGCCGACCTTCCGCGACGTGCCGGCAGGCTGGCGCGAAGTGGGCGTGCGCGGCCAGAAGGCCGAATGCCTCGCGCACATCGAGACCGTGTGGACCGACATGCGTCCAGCCAGTTTGCGCAGACACATGGACGCGGCGGCCTGAAGAACGCGGCGGCCTAAAGCACGTGCAGTGCAATCGAGCAGGTCGGCCATGCGCCGGCCGCGCCGCTTCAGCAAAAGGATTCAAAGTATGACCACGCTTTCCAAGCCGCTGCCCACGCTCGCCGATTTATCGATCGAGCCGGGCTTGCCGACTGTCGTCTCGCCGCGCGCGGGCGCGGAGATTTCTTTGGAGGAAGCGGCGCCGCTTCTCCGTTCGATCGTCGACGACACGCTCGAACGCGCGGGCGGCGTACTGTTCACGGGTTTTCGCGTGGCCTCGATCGACGCGTTTCAAAGTTTCGCGGGCTCGTTCGGGCATCCGCTGATCGGTTATGAATTCGCTTCGACGCCGCGCAGCCAGGTGGAAGGCGCGGTCTATACGTCGACGGAATATCCGCAGCATCGCTCGATTCCTTTGCATAACGAGCAGTCGTACACGCGCGAATGGCCGCTGCGTATCTGGTTTCATTGCGCGCTCGCCGCGCGCACGGGTGGCGCGACGCCGATCGCCGATAGCCGCGCGATCTATCGCGCGCTAGACCCGGCGCTAGTCGAGCGCTTTACGAAGCGTGAACTGCTCTACGTGCGCAACTTCGGACAAGGACTCGATCTGCCGTGGGAGCAGGCGTTCGGATCGGACGACCCGCGCACCGTCGAGCGGATTTGCCGCGCGCGTGGCATCGAATGCGAGTGGCGCGACAGCGAAGACGGCGAACTGCTGTTGCGCACGCGCGAGCGCTGCCAGGCAGTAGCGCGCCATCCGCGCACCGGCGAGCGTGTCTGGTTCAATCAGGCGAATCTATTCCATCTTTCGTCGCTCGACGAAGACATGCAGGAGGCGCTGATCGATTCCGTCGGCGTCGAAAACGTACCGCGCAACGTCTATTACGGCGACGGCGAACCGCTCGAAGCCGAGGCGCTTGCAGAAATTCGCGGCGTGCTCGATCAGCAACGGATCGTGTTCCCGTGGCTGACCGGCGACGTGCTGATGCTCGACAACATGCTGACGGCGCACGCGCGCGATCCGTTCGAAGGCCCGCGCAAAGTCGTGGTCGCGATGGCACGAAGCTACAGCGAAGCCGAAGGCGAAAGCGAAGGCAAGAAGCGGACGACGGCGGAATGACGAAATCGCATGGCGCGGCGCTTGCGGCGCATTCGCTGACGGTCGGCTACCGCGATCACGTCGTGCTCCACGGTCTGAATCTGAACATCGCGGCCGGGCGCGTCACGGCCTTGTGCGGACCGAACGGCTGCGGCAAAAGCACGCTGCTGCGCACGCTTGCCGGCTTGCAACCGGCGCTGTCCGGCAGCGTCGACGTCAACGGTGTGCCGCTCGCTTCGCACCGGCGCCGCGTGTTGGCGCGCACGCTCACCATGCTTGCGCAGTTCAACCAGATCCCGTCCGGCCTCACCGTGCGTGAGCTGGTCGC from Paraburkholderia phytofirmans PsJN carries:
- a CDS encoding TauD/TfdA family dioxygenase is translated as MTTLSKPLPTLADLSIEPGLPTVVSPRAGAEISLEEAAPLLRSIVDDTLERAGGVLFTGFRVASIDAFQSFAGSFGHPLIGYEFASTPRSQVEGAVYTSTEYPQHRSIPLHNEQSYTREWPLRIWFHCALAARTGGATPIADSRAIYRALDPALVERFTKRELLYVRNFGQGLDLPWEQAFGSDDPRTVERICRARGIECEWRDSEDGELLLRTRERCQAVARHPRTGERVWFNQANLFHLSSLDEDMQEALIDSVGVENVPRNVYYGDGEPLEAEALAEIRGVLDQQRIVFPWLTGDVLMLDNMLTAHARDPFEGPRKVVVAMARSYSEAEGESEGKKRTTAE
- a CDS encoding MbtH family protein; the protein is MTQAQQTSSAAAGEADDLVYTVVINDEEQYSIWPTFRDVPAGWREVGVRGQKAECLAHIETVWTDMRPASLRRHMDAAA
- a CDS encoding putative quinol monooxygenase; protein product: MAHAYLQVIAHYFAKPGNGDAIVKPLTELAAATRKEPKNIYYEFFRSPLEPDHFVILENYSDADGLAEHRETEHFQRLGFGTIIPLLERREVESHMVSGDAP
- a CDS encoding RNA polymerase factor sigma-70, whose protein sequence is MAEVLVRREPSTAMPISVLNAAGACPPVSRRTRNHARAVDWEKGTLLDVLIDNRPMLVNLARGFVGCASLAEDVVHDVFIKLVDFPDQDAVRQPVAYVTRMVRNASIDAFRRQSLENTYHADEDDGLHVPSPEPSPEAALLVRDTLRHVYNALEQLPARSRAAFEMVRLREETLQNTARALDVSQTLVHFMVRDAEKHCADCLDACNRGVAGPAFCSGRARRR